One Mugil cephalus isolate CIBA_MC_2020 chromosome 8, CIBA_Mcephalus_1.1, whole genome shotgun sequence genomic window carries:
- the mtx3 gene encoding metaxin-3 isoform X1, with product MAAAMELRCWGGDWGLPSVHTESLIVLAYAKFSGAKVTLSPIDWTWKTITVTVPELLCGDSSVQEPAQILNFLRKQRFNADYELSARQGADTMAYIALLEEKLRPALLHTFWVDAENYANLTRPWFAARSPFPLNFVVPSRLANTALSRILLTKGEAPLHRISEVEGKIYSDAKECLNLLSYRLGTADYFFGNSPTSLDAFVFGFVAPLHKASLPSSPLQNHLRQLDNLTHFCENILALYFSPDHPCPPPPVQETMDANLQKLTQLVNKESNLIEKMDDNLRSSPQHKPHRPDPKPSLSGAKSSTPA from the exons atggcggctgCCATGGAGCTGAGATGCTGGGGAGGAGACTGGGGTTTGCCTTCTGTTCACACCGAGTCCCTGATAGTTCTG GCATACGCCAAGTTTTCTGGGGCGAAAGTCACACTTTCTCCTATAGACTGGACGTGGAAGACGATAACAG TGACCGTCCCAGAGTTGCTTTGTGGAGACTCTTCGGTTCAAGAACCTGCACAGATTCTCAACTTCCTGAGGAAACAG AGGTTTAACGCAGACTATGAGCTGTCAGCCCGGCAAGGAGCAGACACAATGGCCTACATCGCTCTACTGGAAGAGAAACTGCGACCAGCTCTG TTGCACACTTTCTGGGTGGATGCGGAAAACTACGCCAACCTGACACGGCCGTGGTTCGCCGCACGCTCGCCCTTCCCGCTCAACTTCGTGGTCCCCAGCCGCCTCGCCAACACCGCCCTCTCCCGCATCCTCCTAACCAAAGGAGAGGCGCCGCTGCACAGGATCTCCGAGGTGGAGGGAAAg ATCTACAGTGACGCTAAAGAGTGCCTGAATCTCCTCTCCTACAGACTGGGAACAGCTGACTACTTCTTCGGAAATTC GCCAACCAGCCTGGATGCCTTCGTGTTTGGTTTTGTGGCTCCACTTCACAAAGCCAGTCTTCCCAGCAGTCCTCTGCAGAACCATCTCAGACAGCTGGATAACCTCACACACTTCTGTGAAAACATCCTGGCTCTCTATTTCAGCCCGGATCACCCTT GTCCTCCCCCACCCGTTCAGGAAACAATGGACGCAAACCTCCAGAAACTAacacagcttgtaaacaaagAGTCCAACTTGATAGAAAAG ATGGATGACAACCTTCGCAGCAGCCCACAGCACAAACCGCACAGACCAGACCCCAAACCCAGTCTGTCCGGTGCAAAGAGCTCCACCCCTGCCTAA
- the mtx3 gene encoding metaxin-3 isoform X2: MAAAMELRCWGGDWGLPSVHTESLIVLAYAKFSGAKVTLSPIDWTWKTITVTVPELLCGDSSVQEPAQILNFLRKQRFNADYELSARQGADTMAYIALLEEKLRPALLHTFWVDAENYANLTRPWFAARSPFPLNFVVPSRLANTALSRILLTKGEAPLHRISEVEGKIYSDAKECLNLLSYRLGTADYFFGNSPTSLDAFVFGFVAPLHKASLPSSPLQNHLRQLDNLTHFCENILALYFSPDHPYG; encoded by the exons atggcggctgCCATGGAGCTGAGATGCTGGGGAGGAGACTGGGGTTTGCCTTCTGTTCACACCGAGTCCCTGATAGTTCTG GCATACGCCAAGTTTTCTGGGGCGAAAGTCACACTTTCTCCTATAGACTGGACGTGGAAGACGATAACAG TGACCGTCCCAGAGTTGCTTTGTGGAGACTCTTCGGTTCAAGAACCTGCACAGATTCTCAACTTCCTGAGGAAACAG AGGTTTAACGCAGACTATGAGCTGTCAGCCCGGCAAGGAGCAGACACAATGGCCTACATCGCTCTACTGGAAGAGAAACTGCGACCAGCTCTG TTGCACACTTTCTGGGTGGATGCGGAAAACTACGCCAACCTGACACGGCCGTGGTTCGCCGCACGCTCGCCCTTCCCGCTCAACTTCGTGGTCCCCAGCCGCCTCGCCAACACCGCCCTCTCCCGCATCCTCCTAACCAAAGGAGAGGCGCCGCTGCACAGGATCTCCGAGGTGGAGGGAAAg ATCTACAGTGACGCTAAAGAGTGCCTGAATCTCCTCTCCTACAGACTGGGAACAGCTGACTACTTCTTCGGAAATTC GCCAACCAGCCTGGATGCCTTCGTGTTTGGTTTTGTGGCTCCACTTCACAAAGCCAGTCTTCCCAGCAGTCCTCTGCAGAACCATCTCAGACAGCTGGATAACCTCACACACTTCTGTGAAAACATCCTGGCTCTCTATTTCAGCCCGGATCACCCTT ATGGATGA
- the cmya5 gene encoding cardiomyopathy-associated protein 5 yields MEECESVGAEVTELQEFQSEASDAVSQDDEDELEELQNSLREVVQDQSVKPKLQCLMVDPSFSMVTVQSEDSGIVWETASSRCSTPWASETSSVSDTCSMEGSGAAGKITIVFDEDKIVRRRTRSGGRSSRLGDRLSRPGSSRSASALGTERPEMAEVSIPNIKQETTKTEPDLEEIKNKDQQLFSLISEGYEILNIRVPTKLPTVDEEESTELQDNLSYLNQTPKIRSRNHHDWTKQQNGVVPEDGKTLDHLEPSEQDSSQPSVDTEDRQTPTQKETTSDFDYFEKFTLLDEVVPGEKAPEQQEVAKQSETKPQAGEQKPAQKIPKDNLSTSEDSFVFVTDVDIVGEHLDEVFYGEGAPANALQHRGEDKEDEEARIRSRRESQRSTKESGSVLFESEETTLTPIFISSGPPKIIDPILLEEPTAMSFMYSDLYEDALGERRRSDEECSEAESVVSEKSYRRRLSDSEEADGYLEKFTLKDEIPTVEVKPESEEDAGEGRKMWGQNKFEMTGCLIRVVKEDDGEKTEGQKVQEVSVGGNGEALPSGISEEKKEIVTDIEKDGEEAQFSVVQEQPLREATKESKPMEEKMEKQHMKHEAESDQTEAPEPVTEKPLADIHLVSKAEETEESEDHQTPCETQEVAEKQPDVLVVTTEKTAAVSSGVAPAKVITDTKIEVAGETLVSGAKEEASAEMKEPETVEQEMLTFAEPITETLVSEKKEAAEVAPEDKDAPPVEVVTDCASALHTVVEVTEKVVNDKEIQTQVQIDLQEATSVETTDVPEGEKQHESLTEEPMAVKIMSEAVVAEQESVVQTDISRDVTRPVKPEEAESDTDKKTLESEQQEQPVTIKSKIPAEDSKTLVQDTVNVGDEIYLLVPKGKAVEMDIEINQWSEDTTEDIETLQEPDITWTRQVPVEETKTEPQLEVEPEAAVKEEPLRNHLELSPLVPLEEAEEQETEREMEEDEVALSPLRSFAPQEDLSVLHREDMQPEETDTEQKAEMHKTEDVPVGDIIKEDLIPCVDVHRDGEGEKMVQDEGVAVAPEVTVDELEYEVISTQDAKDMPEPETQTDAEELSDQKHKEQVDAEKEEKVDVFPEEELIEADYEIIDAEEENQARLAAELQGMDWFCVTCGCLLSEDDCVSGDHRSHEINSVDKAYEEIKERLSGWISELQGRSENIEDLVSELELAYNSVEDQCVESEAAMQAQNEEMMALVMEQYNNMSVSMEEEKKAKLEQLYDQIVSFQENIDSAKATLETTARESETDACSPEDIHERLKAALDSALSLELGPKSLMVFEDYAKANTSSSNMAQRKGIPVPQRPTLQPQEPGSATSTSVTVYWKVNPGDIIDCFQVYCMEDPQGAVSEEYRVTVKESYCVLEELDPDKVYKVWVMAVNYTGCSLPSDRLVFRTAPSVPAIDTERCTVMWDSATLRWSSAKQSPEQSYTLEYCRQYELEGEGLRSLSGIKICEQRVLLQPNENYLFYIKAVNEAGSSEQSEAALISTRGTRFHLLKGSAHPALELSEDQTTLHYSQHAYNTSSATDKECPSVLGELLPAGGRYYWETIVSGSTAYRLGVVHGAPNRNGSLGENSASWCLQCVPTPSGCRYQLLHNDIQSSVFVVEMPERVGTLLDYQLGLLSFYNTQSGQLLGSVRQHFTQPCHPALALELPGRLEVSMVLEAPEFTKDS; encoded by the exons ATGGAGGAATGTGAGAGTGTGGGCGCGGAAGTGACAGAGCTGCAGGAGTTTCAGTCTGAAGCTTCAGATGCAGTCAGCCAGGACGATGAAGACGAACTGGAAGAACTTCAAAACAG ccTGAGAGAAGTTGTCCAGGACCAGTCGGTGAAGCCCAAGCTTCAGTGCCTGATGGTGGATCCATCGTTCTCGATGGTAACGGTTCAGAGCGAGGACAGTGGTATTGTTTGGGAGACGGCCTCCAGCCGCTGCTCTACGCCCTGGGCATCTGAGACAAGCTCCGTCTCTGACACTTGCAGCATGGAGGGctctggagctgcaggaaaGATCACCATCGTCTTTGATGAGGATAAAATAGTCCGCAGGAGGACGAGGTCTGGAGGGAGGAGTAGCAGGCTGGGGGACAGGCTGAGCCGGCCTGGTAGCTCGAGATCAGCTTCAGCTCTGGGAACAGAGAGGCCAGAGATGGCAGAAGTTTCTATTCCCAATATCAAACAGGAGacaaccaaaacagagccagaCTTGGAGGAAATCAAAAACAAAGATCAGCAGCTGTTCAGTTTGATTTCTGAGGGTTATGAGATTCTCAACATCAGAGTCCCTACAAAACTCCCCAcggtggatgaggaggagagtaCAGAGCTGCAGGATAATTTGTCTTATCTGAATCAGACTCCAAAGATCAGGTCCCGAAACCACCATGACTGGACAAAACAGCAGAATGGTGTCGTGCCCGAGGATGGAAAAACGCTGGATCACTTGGAG CCCTCAGAGCAAGATTCTTCTCAGCCATCAGTGGacacagaagacagacagacacccACTCAGAAAGAGACCACCAGTGACTTTGACTATTTTGAGAAGTTTACCCTTTTGGATGAAGTGGTTCCTGGAGAAAAAGCAccagagcagcaggaagtggCCAAACAGTCTGAGACAAAACCCCAAGCAGGAGAGCAAAAACCTGCTCAGAAGATACCCAAGGACAACCTCTCCACATCCGAGGACTCTTTTGTATTCGTTACAGATGTGGACATAGTGGGGGAGCACCTGGATGAGGTTTTCTATGGAGAAGGAGCTCCAGCCAATGCATTGCAGCACAGGGGGGAAGACaaggaggatgaagaagctAGGATTAGATCAAGAAGAGAAAGTCAGCGGTCAACGAAGGAGAGCGGCTCAGTGTTGTTTGAGAGTGAAGAGACCACTCTCACGCCCATATTTATCTCCTCTGGACCCCCTAAGATCATAGACCCCATCCTGCTGGAGGAGCCCACTGCCATGTCCTTCATGTACTCAGACCTTTACGAGGATGCTTTAGGCGAGAGGAGAAGGAGCGACGAGGAATGCTCTGAGGCAGAGAGCGTGGTATCTGAGAAGTCTTACAGGAGACGTTTGTCAGACTCAGAGGAAGCAGACGGCTACCTGGAGAAGTTCACTTTAAAAGATGAAATTCCTACAGTGGAGGTTAAACCTGAGTCGGAGGAGGACGCAGGGGAAGGGAGAAAGATGTGGGGGCAGAATAAGTTTGAGATGACAGGATGTCTAATAAGAGTGGTCAAAGAAGatgatggagagaaaacagaggggCAGAAAGTACAGGAGGTCAGTGTTGGAGGTAACGGTGAAGCTTTACCATCAGGAATATctgaagagaaaaaggaaattgTCACAGATatagagaaagatggagaggaggcaCAGTTCTCTGTGGTGCAAGAGCAGCCTCTACGTGAAGCCACCAAAGAGTCTAAACCAAtggaggaaaagatggagaagcaACACATGAAACATGAGGCAGAATCAGACCAGACAGAGGCTCCTGAGCCTGTCACTGAAAAACCACTAGCTGATATTCACCTTGTCAGTAAAGcggaggaaacagaggagagtGAGGACCATCAGACGCCATGTGAGACTCAAGAAGTGGCAGAAAAACAACCTGACGTGCTTGTTGTGACTACTGAAAAGACAGCAGCTGTAAGCAGCGGGGTTGCCCCGGCTAAGGTGATCACTGACACTAAGATTGAGGTTGCTGGTGAAACGCTAGTAAGTGGGGCCAAAGAAGAGGCCTCGGCTGAAATGAAAGAACCTGAAACTGTAGAGCAAGAAATGCTCACCTTTGCTGAACCCATCACTGAAACATTAGTGTCtgagaaaaaagaagcagcagaagttGCTCCTGAAGATAAAGATGCTCCACCTGTTGAGGTTGTCACTGACTGCGCTTCTGCATTGCACACGGTAGTGGAGGTAACTGAAAAAGTTGTGAATGACAAAGAGATTCAAACTCAAGTGCAGATTGATCTTCAGGAGGCAACAAGTGTAGAGACAACAGATGTtcctgaaggagaaaaacaacatgaatcTTTAACAGAGGAACCTATGGCTGTGAAGATTATGAGTGAAGCTGTGGTTGCTGAGCAGGAGTCAGTGGTTCAAACTGATATTTCAAGGGACGTAACCAGGCCTGTGAAGCCCGAAGAAGCTGAGTCAGATACAGATAAGAAAACCCTTGAAAGTGAGCAGCAGGAACAGCCTGTGACCATCAAATCTAAAATACCTGCAGAGGACAGTAAGACTTTAGTTCAGGATACAGTGAATGTAGGTGATGAGATATACCTCCTTGTTCCCAAGGGGAAGGCTGTAGAGATGGACATAGAGATTAATCAGTGGTCGGAAGACACTACAGAAGATATAGAAACTCTCCAAGAGCCTGATATCACATGGACACGCCAGGTGCCAGtggaagaaacaaagacagagccTCAATTGGAAGTAGAACCAGAAGCTGCTGTAAAAGAAGAACCACTTAGAAATCATTTAGAGCTTTCACCACTTGTACCcctggaggaggcagaggagcaagagacggagagggaaatggaagaagatgaagtcGCCCTTTCTCCTCTGAGGAGCTTTGCACCCCAGGAGGATTTGTCTGTGCTGCACAGAGAGGACATGCAGCCagaagaaacagacacagagcaaAAGGCAGAGATGCACAAGACGGAAGATGTGCCAGTAGGAGACATTATTAAGGAAGACTTAATTCCTTGTGTTGATGTGCACAGAGATGGTGAAGGGGAGAAAATGGTGCAAGATGAGGGAGTTGCAGTGGCACCAGAGGTGACTGTCGATGAGCTTGAATATGAGGTAATATCCACGCAGGATGCAAAAGACATGCCAGAACcggaaacacagacagatgcagaAGAGCTGTCtgatcagaaacacaaagaacaggtggatgcagagaaggaagagaaggtaGATGTTTTCCCAGAAGAAGAGCTCATTGAGGCCGACTATGAAATCATTGATGCGGAGGAGGAGAATCAGGCCCGACTGGCTGCTGAGCTGCAGGGAATGGACTGGTTCTGTGTGACCTGTGGATGTCTGCTATCAGAGGACGACTGTGTGTCTGGAGATCACCGCAGCCATGAGATTAATTCTGTGGACAAAGCGTATGAGGAGATCAAG GAGCGGCTGAGCGGCTGGATCTCAGAGCTTCAGGGGAGATCAGAGAACATCGAGGACTTGGTGTCAGAGCTAGAGCTGGCCTACAACTCTGTAGAG GACCAGTGTGTGGAGAGCGAGGCAGCGATGCAGGCTCAGAATGAGGAGATGATGGCTCTGGTGATGGAGCAGTACAACAACATGTCCGtcagcatggaggaggagaagaaggccaAGCTGGAGCAGCTCTATGACCAGATTGTCTCCTTTCAGGAGAACATCGACTCCGCCAAGGCCACCCTGGAGACTACGGCCAGAGAGTCTGAGACTGATGCATGC TCCCCTGAAGATATTCACGAAAG ACTCAAAGCAGCTCTGGACTCAGCCCTGTCACTGGAGCTGGGTCCCAAGTCACTGATGGTGTTTGAGGACTACGCCAAGGCCAATACTTCCAGCTCAAACATGGCGCAGCGCAAGGGAATCCCAG TGCCTCAGAGGCCCACACTGCAGCCCCAGGAGCCGGGCTCAGCCACCAGCACCAGTGTCACCGTTTACTGGAAAGTCAACCCTGGGGATATCATAGACTGCTTCCAGGTCTACTGCATGGAGGATCCACAAGGAG CTGTGTCCGAGGAGTACCGCGTGACAGTGAAGGAGAGTTATTGCGTTTTGGAGGAACTGGACCCTGACAAGGTCTACAAGGTGTGGGTGATGGCCGTCAACTACACAGGCTGCTCTCTGCCCAGTGACAGACTCGTCTTCAGAACTg CTCCGTCAGTCCCGGCGATCGACACAGAGCGATGCACGGTCATGTGGGACTCAGCCACGCTGAGGTGGAGCTCAGCAAAGCAGAGTCCAGAGCAGAGTTACACTTTAGAGTACTGTCGCCAGTATGAACTGGAGGGAGAGGGGCTCAG ATCCCTCTCAGGAATCAAAATCTGTGAACAGAGGGTTCTCCTGCAGCCCAACGAGAATTACCTGTTTTACATCAAAGCTGTGAACGAGGCCGGTTCCAGTGAACAGAGCGAGGCTGCTCTCATTTCCACAAgag ggaCGAGGTTCCACCTATTGAAAGGGTCGGCTCACCCTGCTCTGGAGCTTTCAGAGGACCAGACCACCCTGCACTATTCCCAGCACGCATACAACACCTCCTCAGCCACAGACAAAGA GTGTCCTTCCGTCCTGGGTGAGCTGCTGCCAGCAGGAGGTCGCTACTACTGGGAGACCATCGTGTCAGGAAGTACGGCCTACAGGCTCGGAGTGGTGCACGGCGCGCCCAACAGAAACGGCTCACTGGGAGAAAACAGCGCGTCGTGGTGTTTGCAGTGTGTTCCCACACCATCAGG TTGCAGGTACCAGTTACTCCACAATGACATTCAGTCCAGCGTGTTTGTGGTCGAGATGCCTGAGCGAGTGGGCACTCTCCTGGATTACCAGCTCGGGCTTTTATCTTTCTACAACACTCAAAGCGGCCAGCTGTTGGGCAGCGTCAGGCAGCACTTCACCCAGCCGTGCCACCCGGCCCTGGCCCTGGAGTTGCCGGGGAGGCTGGAAGTCAGCATGGTGCTGGAGGCCCCGGAGTTCACCAAAGACAGCTAG
- the tent2 gene encoding poly(A) RNA polymerase GLD2, which yields MFPRSAEPRGRAAFSHGLYPPPSVPKYYDYNHQSRADVNSFPIPGPIPGPKRLPPYEWKPPPSTSPVPPPHMPPMTNGRKRQNIEYSPHVVKRQRIDSSHHTPSIRAPPPPHHPPHPPLRPDRAVAETSRPPSDGIDHTYPSPHFHHHPVPTAPESSNSLQAYAKDKLSVQMLELFEACQQQTSDLERKEICRTQLQQDIQRLFAAARLYLTGSSMNGLGCRSSDADLCLVIKGNKRPDPISTLFHLQRLFRSLSYVDRTQLIRAKVPILRFRQKGSDLEFDLNINNTVGIRNTFLLKSYAHADLRIRPMILVVKKWARHNQINDASKGTLSSYTLVLMVLHYLQTLHEPVLPSLQRDYPECFSPLMDIDMVPEGPKHIPPYISRNRSSLGELFLGFLRYYATEFRWDKQVISVREAKALPKTNSLEWRNKFICVEEPFERNNVARAVHEKIKFDAIKAEFAKSYRILQQRKDLNSILPVRSIINKESSRR from the exons ATGTTTCCCCGCAGCGCTGAACCGAGGGGGCGGGCAGCCTTCAGCCACGGCCTGTACCCGCCACCCTCTGTGCCCAAATATTACGATTACAACCATCAAAGCCGGGCAGATGTCAACAG CTTCCCTATCCCTGGACCTATCCCTGGACCGAAAAGGCTGCCTCCATATGAGTGGAAACCCCCTCCATCCACCTCTCCAGTTCCCCCTCCGCACATGCCACCTATGACCAATGGCCGCAA GAGGCAGAACATCGAATACAGTCCTCATGTTGTGAAGCGGCAACGCATCGACTCCTCTCACCACACGCCTTCAATTCGGgcgcctccacctcctcatcatcctcctcatcctcctcttcgtcctgaCCGAGCGGTGGCAGAGACCTCGAGACCACCTTCCGATGGTATTGATCACACTTATCCAAGTCCACACTTCCATCACCACCCTGTCCCCACTGCCCCAGAAAGCTCCAACAGCCTTCAGGCCTACGCTAAGGATAAG CTGAGCGTTCAGATGTTGGAGCTGTTCGAGGCGTGCCAGCAACAGACTTCAGACTTGGAGCGGAAGGAGATTTGCCGAACTCAGCTGCAACAAGACATACAACGCCTCTTTGCGG CGGCGCGGCTTTATTTGACCGGCTCGTCTATGAATGGGTTGGGTTGCCGGAGCAGCGATGCTGATCTGTGTCTGGTCATCAAAGGGAAT AAAAGACCTGATCCCATTAGCACACTCTTTCATCTCCAAAGATTGTTCAGATCACTCT CATATGTGGACAGGACTCAGCTGATCAGAGCCAAAGTCCCCATCCTCAGGTTCAGACAGAAAGGAAG CGACCTGGAGTTTGACCTGAATATTAACAACACGGTGGGCATCAGGAACACATTCCTTCTTAAGAGTTACGCCCATG CCGATCTCAGGATAAGACCCATGATCCTTGTCGTCAAGAAATGGGCACGGCACAATCAAATCAATGATGCCAGCAAGGGAACGCTGAGCAGCTACACGCTGGTGCTGATGGTCCTGCACTACCTCCAGA CTCTTCATGAACCAGTCCTCCCTTCTCTGCAAAGGGACTACCCT GAGTGTTTTAGTCCCCTCATGGACATAGACATGGTTCCAGAGGGACCCAAACACATCCCTCCCTACATCTCAAGAAACCGGTCTTCTCTGGGGGAGCTGTTTTTGGGCTTTCTCAGATACTACGCCACAGAGTTCAG GTGGGATAAACAGGTGATCTCTGTTCGAGAGGCCAAAGCTTTGCCCAAGACCAATTCTCTAGAGTGGAGAAACAAATTCATATGTGTGGAAG AGCCATTCGAAAGAAATAACGTAGCGAGGGCGGTCCACGAGAAGATCAAGTTCGACGCCATTAAAGCTGAGTTTGCTAAG TCGTATCGGATATTGCAGCAGAGGAAGGACCTGAACTCGATCCTCCCAGTCAGATCCATCATTAATAAAGAGTCGTCCAGGAGATAA